A stretch of Buteo buteo chromosome 21, bButBut1.hap1.1, whole genome shotgun sequence DNA encodes these proteins:
- the MCM2 gene encoding DNA replication licensing factor MCM2 has product MADSSESQAAATSPVRSSRRGDAFTSSPGRDLPPFEDESEGLLGTEGLPEEEEEGEELIGEGMERDYRPIPELDVYEAEGLALDDEDVEELTASQREAAERVMRQRDRELEQGMGRMRRGLLYDSDDEEEDRPSRKRRLAERAADGMEEGDEDMIESIENLEDMKGHSVREWVSMAAPRLEIYHRFKNFLKTHVDDHGHNVFKERISDMCKENRESLVVNYEDLAAQEHVLAYFLPEAPAEMLKIFDEAAKEVVLAMYPKYDRIAQEIHVRISHLPLVEELRSLRQLHLNQLIRTSGVVTSCTGVLPQLSMVKYNCSKCSFILGPFFQSQNQEVKAGSCPECQSLGPFEINMEETVYQNYQRIKIQESPGKVAAGRLPRSKDAILLADLVDSCKPGDEIELTGIYHNNYDGSLNTANGFPVFATVILANHIAKKDNKLAIGELTDEDVKVIVGLSKDEQIGEKIFASIAPSIYGHEDIKRGLALALFGGEPKNPGGKHKVRGDINVLLCGDPGTAKSQFLKYIEKASSRAIFTTGQGASAVGLTAYVQRHPVSKEWTLEAGALVLADRGVCLIDEFDKMNDQDRTSIHEAMEQQSISISKAGIVTSLQARCTVIAAANPIGGRYDPSLTFSENVDLTEPIISRFDILCVVRDTVDPVQDEMLARFVVGSHVKHHPGSKEAVNGDANEVILPNTYGVEPIPQEILRKYIIYAKEKVHPKLNQMDQDKVARMYSDLRKESMATGSIPITVRHIESMIRMAEAHARMHLRDYVVEDDVNMAIRVMLESFIDTQKFSVMRSMRKTFSRYLSFKRDNNELLLFILKQLVAEQVMYQRNRYGAQQDTIEVPEKDLVDKARQINIHNLSAFYDSEVFKMNRFSRDVKRKLIVQQF; this is encoded by the exons ATGGCG GACTCCTCCGAGTCGCAGGCGGCGGCCACCAGCCCCGTGCGGAGCTCACGCCGGGGCGATGCCTTCACGTCCAGCCCCGGCCGGGACCTGCCCCCCTTCGAGGATGAGTCCGAAGGGCTCCTGGGGACCGAGGGGCTccccgaggaggaggaagaaggagaagagcTCATCGGGGAAGGGATGGAAAG GGACTACCGCCCCATCCCCGAGCTGGATGTCTATGAAGCAGAGGGCCTGGCCTTGGATGATGAAGATGTGGAGGAGCTGACAGCCAGCCAGCGGGAAGCCGCAGAGCGAGTAATGAGGCAGCGAGACCGCGAGCTGGAGCAGGGCATGGGCCGCATGAGGAGGGGACTGCTTTATG ATAGTGACGATGAAGAGGAAGACCGTCCTTCACGGAAGAGGCGGCTGGCGGAACGGGCTGCCGACGGCATGGAAGAGGGAGATGAAGACATGATTGAGAGCATTGAGAATCTGGAAGACATGAAAGGGCATTCGGTGAGGGAGTGGGTTTCCATGGCAGCTCCCCGGCTTGAGATCTACCACCGCTTCAAGAACTTCTTGAAGACCCATGTGGATGACCATGGGCACAATGTCTTCAAGGAAAGGATCAGCGACATGTGCAAAG aaaacagagagagtCTGGTGGTGAACTACGAGGATCTGGCAGCCCAGGAACATGTCCTTGCCTACTTTCTGCCTGAGGCcccagcagaaatgctgaagatCTTTGATGAAGCAGCCAAGGAGGTGGTGTTGGCAATGTACCCCAAATATGATCGTATAGCTCAGGAGATCCATGTCCGTATTTCCCACCTCCCTCTGGTGGAAGAATTGCGGTCGCTCAG GCAGCTGCACTTGAATCAGCTGATCCGCACCAGCGGAGTAGTGACAAGTTGCACAGGGGTCCTGCCTCAGCTCAGCATGGTCAAATACAACTGCAGCAAGTGCAGCTTCATCCTGGGACCCTTTTTCCAGTCCCAGAACCAGGAGGTGAAAGCTGGTTCCTGTCCAGAGTGTCAGTCTCTTGGCCCCTTTGAAATCAACATGGAAGAG ACAGTGTATCAGAACTATCAGCGCATCAAAATCCAGGAGAGCCCTGGGAAGGTAGCTGCTGGGAGGCTGCCCCGCTCCAAGGATGCCATTCTCCTCGCCGATCTGGTTGACAGCTGCAAGCCAGGGGATGAGATT GAGCTAACAGGGATCTACCACAACAACTATGACGGCTCCTTGAACACTGCCAACGGGTTCCCAGTGTTTGCAACTGTGATCCTGGCCAACCACATTGCCAAGAAGGACAACAAGCTGGCTATTGGAGAACTGACTGATGAAGATGTGAAAGTGATTGTGGGTCTGTCCAAGGATGAGCAAATTGGGGAGAAG atttttgCCAGCATTGCCCCATCTATTTATGGGCATGAAGACATCAAGAGGGGCTTGGCTTTAGCTCTGTTTGGTGGAGAGCCCAAAAACCCAG GCGGCAAACACAAAGTCCGTGGTGACATCAACGTGCTTCTGTGCGGAGACCCTGGTACTGCGAAATCACAGTTTCTTAAATACATAGAGAAGGCATCTAGTAGAGCAATCTTCACCACTGGCCAGGGTGCTTCTGCTGTGGGCCTCACAGCCTACGTCCAGAGGCACCCGGTCAGCAAGGAGTGGACTTTGGAGGCAGGAGCCCTTGTGCTGGCTGACAGAGGTGTCTGCCTGATCGATGAATTTGACAAG ATGAATGATCAAGATAGGACCAGCATCCACGAAGCCATGGAGCAGCAAAGCATTTCCATCTCCAAAGCAGGCATTGTCACATCCTTGCAAGCCCGCTGCACCGTTATTGCTGCTGCTAATCCCATAG GTGGGCGATACGACCCATCGTTAACTTTCTCGGAGAATGTAGACCTGACAGAGCCCATCATCTCTCGATTCGATATCCTGTGCGTGGTGAGAGACACAGTGGACCCTGTGCAG GATGAAATGCTTGCCCGGTTCGTTGTTGGCAGCCATGTCAAGCACCACCCAGGTAGCAAGGAGGCAGTGAATGGGGACGCCAATGAGGTCATTCTTCCCAACACATATGGGGTTGAACCCATTCCCCAGGAGATCCTGAGGAAATACATCATCTATGCCAAAGAGAAGGTCCACCCCAAACTCAACCAGATGGACCAGGACAAGGTGGCCCGGATGTACAGTGACCTCAGGAAAGAGTCTATG GCAACCGGCAGCATCCCCATCACAGTGCGTCACATTGAGTCCATGATCCGGATGGCTGAGGCTCATGCCCGCATGCACCTGCGGGACTATGTGGTGGAAGATGACGTCAACATGGCCATCCGGGTGATGCTGGAGAGCTTCATTGACACGCAGAAGTTCAGTGTCATGCGGAGCATGCGCAAG ACATTCTCCCGCTACCTTTCGTTCAAGCGAGACAACaatgagctgctgctgttcatcCTGAAGCAGCTGGTTGCAGAGCAGGTGATGTACCAGAGAAACCGCTATGGGGCCCAGCAAGACACCATAGAAGTCCCAGAGAAGGACCTGGTGGATAAG gctCGGCAGATCaacatccacaacctctctgccTTCTACGACAGCGAAGTGTTCAAGATGAACAGATTCAGCCGGGATGTGAAGCGGAAGCTGATTGTCCAGCAGTTCTGA